The sequence TAAACGAACTTGTTATGAAAAAAATTACCCTAATAATTGTGGTATCGCTGATGTTGATGGCTACCCCCACTGCAGGACAGTATTCAGTTAGTTATAGCATTACTTTTACAAGTATTTGGAATGCCGACGACCATAGCAGCATACCGGTAAATGCCCATTGGTCAAAGTTAGTAGGAGCTACTCATCAAACGCCCGATGCATTTTTACAATTTGGTGGTTTGGCCAGCACCGGGATTAAGAACATAGCCGAAACCGGAGATATTGTGGAGTTTAATAGCGAAGTGGACATCGCAATGGCAAATGGCGAAGCAGATCAATTTATAAATGGACCTAATTTGGGAACAGCTACCGGAGATATTTTAATCGCGAATCTGGCAGTAAACAAAGATTTTCCCTTGCTTACCTTAATATCTATGATTGCACCCAGTCCGGACTGGATAGTTGCACTGAGTGGCTTAAATCTATTAGATGCCGAAGGAGAATGGAAGAAATCGCTTCACATGGATATGTTTGCTTACGATGCAGGTACCGATAGTGGTACAGATTACACATCGGCCAATGTGGTTACCAGTCCTTTTCAGCCTGTTTCAATGATAAACGGAGCGCCCATTAATGGAAATAAAATGGGAACCTTAAGTATAATATTGGATACTTCTACCGGGTTAGATGA comes from Saccharicrinis carchari and encodes:
- a CDS encoding T9SS type A sorting domain-containing protein, which translates into the protein MKKITLIIVVSLMLMATPTAGQYSVSYSITFTSIWNADDHSSIPVNAHWSKLVGATHQTPDAFLQFGGLASTGIKNIAETGDIVEFNSEVDIAMANGEADQFINGPNLGTATGDILIANLAVNKDFPLLTLISMIAPSPDWIVALSGLNLLDAEGEWKKSLHMDMFAYDAGTDSGTDYTSANVVTSPFQPVSMINGAPINGNKMGTLSIILDTSTGLDDLSVINKIRVYPNPVTNGKIFIGTPEQLSVIKVELFNSVGSLVKSIDIKQSQNKMDINVSGMPQGIYMLKITTKKHGTTTQKLIIK